One window of the Tetragenococcus koreensis genome contains the following:
- a CDS encoding mannose/fructose/sorbose PTS transporter subunit IIB has translation MEIRLARVDDRLIHGQVTTSWTKRTDINRIIVVSDEVAFDHLSKFLLQQAAPPGINANVVTVAKMLETFNSELFKTQKVMLLFTNPQDVERLVRGGIKLNSLNIGGMRFENGKQMVTNFVSVNEKDLASFHYLAKQGIELEVRKVPTDRKINLIDLLDKKEKAK, from the coding sequence TTGGAAATTCGTTTAGCACGAGTTGATGATCGGCTAATTCATGGACAAGTTACTACGTCATGGACCAAACGAACCGACATCAACCGAATTATCGTGGTCAGTGATGAAGTTGCATTTGATCATCTAAGTAAATTCCTTTTACAACAAGCGGCTCCGCCAGGAATCAACGCAAATGTTGTCACCGTAGCCAAAATGTTGGAAACCTTTAATAGTGAATTATTCAAAACGCAAAAAGTCATGCTATTATTTACCAATCCGCAAGATGTGGAAAGACTGGTGCGCGGAGGAATAAAACTGAACTCATTAAATATCGGCGGTATGCGTTTTGAAAATGGGAAACAGATGGTCACAAATTTTGTTTCAGTAAATGAAAAAGATCTAGCTTCCTTTCACTATCTGGCAAAACAAGGAATTGAATTAGAAGTTCGCAAAGTTCCAACTGATCGCAAAATTAATTTGATTGATTTGTTGGATAAAAAGGAAAAAGCTAAGTAG
- a CDS encoding sigma-54-dependent transcriptional regulator translates to MEKIYQYTVQKAGSGTYSEPATVTTKEIAQALAIQRSNASKDLNQLVRDGKMIKTDSRPVKYYLNQNTTEEKYVESYKQERAPRKKQQPQHVQSSIVPMEDIFSNIIGINGSMKNAGDQAKAAILYPPKGLNCLITGPTGSGKTYFAHAMFQFAKANNVIDANKELIVFNCADYANNPELLMSHLFGHTKGAFTGADEEKTGVIDQANHSMLFLDEIHRLPPEGQEMIFYFMDYGTYSRLGETGKQHEAEVRIVGATTEDPNSSLLDTFVRRIPINIQLPSFVSRPAVEKVDLVKVMVSHEAHRIQRTISLTEDVVKALIGSVSYGNIGQLKSNVQLVCARGFLNHMHEEQIEIMIEDVPEGIRSGLILLADNREMSTELSQNLESKLIIYPDADLLNIQSDSYELPYNLYDIIGDKAELLRADGIDQETINHFISTDINVHLKSFYKDHGFSFYADNKLSEFVDRKIIELTNRIFSIVTSRLGNEFQSNFVYAMSLHISSFLKKLQLGEKRDVNDNIRQMVTAYPEELSVAQEIRQYIGEWFNIFIPESEIYYLAVLLVSLRSASQVGRIGVVVGAHGNSTATSMVEVVKQLLDVEQVAAVDMPLDMPPKIALEKLKQAVLSVHEGSGVLLLVDMGSLVTFNEKIQRETGVFVRTIDMVTTSLVLESVRKASVFGTSLDDLYESLKNFHGYTTLDALPATLTENHLPKAVLAICASGEGTAVHIKKMIQTTLDKKQIADVEVLTISAVELEQVLPEIQQHYQVIAATGVVDPQLAVPFITLENFITQNTDELIDKLLLNNELTVEEPVAFNNMETKEICLNYLEKNFTFLNPQKLIEPLLQFTEEIMDNWHILKEEQGFCINFLLHAAGMIERVILQQPLTAPENEEENLQDEPDYEALHIQVLSLGRVLNLTFPPAEEVYLLALIKRQVKV, encoded by the coding sequence ATGGAAAAAATTTATCAATATACTGTCCAAAAAGCTGGTTCTGGAACATATAGTGAACCCGCGACAGTTACCACAAAAGAAATTGCTCAAGCGTTGGCTATTCAAAGAAGTAACGCCAGCAAAGATCTAAATCAATTGGTTCGAGATGGCAAAATGATCAAAACAGATAGTCGTCCTGTTAAATACTATTTAAATCAAAATACAACCGAAGAAAAATATGTTGAAAGTTATAAACAAGAAAGAGCGCCTCGAAAAAAACAACAACCACAGCACGTGCAATCCTCCATTGTTCCAATGGAAGATATTTTTTCCAATATTATTGGGATTAACGGTAGCATGAAGAATGCGGGCGATCAGGCAAAAGCTGCAATATTGTACCCGCCTAAAGGGTTGAATTGTTTAATTACCGGACCCACTGGATCGGGAAAAACTTACTTTGCGCATGCGATGTTTCAATTTGCTAAAGCGAATAATGTCATTGATGCCAATAAAGAATTGATTGTCTTTAACTGTGCTGATTATGCAAATAATCCAGAACTTTTGATGAGTCATTTATTTGGGCATACTAAAGGAGCATTTACCGGAGCAGATGAAGAAAAAACTGGTGTTATTGACCAAGCTAACCATAGTATGCTTTTTCTAGACGAAATTCATCGTTTACCGCCTGAAGGGCAAGAAATGATTTTTTACTTTATGGATTATGGGACGTACAGTCGCTTGGGAGAGACCGGCAAACAGCATGAGGCTGAAGTGCGTATTGTTGGTGCCACAACCGAAGACCCTAATTCTAGCCTGCTTGATACGTTTGTTAGACGGATTCCGATTAACATTCAATTACCTTCTTTTGTATCACGCCCTGCTGTGGAAAAAGTTGATTTAGTGAAAGTGATGGTCTCACACGAAGCCCATCGTATTCAACGTACGATTTCATTAACTGAAGATGTCGTAAAAGCATTAATTGGCAGCGTCAGTTATGGAAATATTGGACAGTTAAAATCAAATGTTCAGCTAGTGTGTGCTAGAGGTTTTTTGAATCATATGCATGAAGAACAAATTGAGATTATGATTGAAGATGTACCTGAGGGTATTCGATCAGGCCTAATACTTTTAGCCGATAATCGTGAGATGTCGACTGAACTTTCGCAAAATCTTGAGTCCAAATTAATTATTTATCCGGATGCAGATCTTCTAAATATTCAATCGGACTCTTATGAATTACCCTATAACTTATACGACATTATCGGCGATAAGGCTGAGCTATTAAGAGCTGACGGAATCGATCAAGAAACCATTAATCATTTTATTTCGACTGACATTAATGTTCATTTAAAATCATTTTACAAAGATCATGGTTTTTCATTCTACGCAGATAATAAATTAAGTGAGTTTGTTGACCGCAAAATTATCGAATTAACAAATCGTATTTTTTCTATTGTTACTAGTCGGTTAGGAAATGAGTTTCAGTCCAATTTTGTTTACGCGATGAGCTTGCATATAAGTTCTTTTTTGAAAAAATTACAACTAGGGGAGAAGCGGGATGTGAATGATAATATACGACAAATGGTTACCGCTTACCCTGAAGAATTAAGTGTGGCCCAAGAGATTCGGCAATATATTGGTGAATGGTTCAATATCTTTATTCCTGAAAGTGAAATTTACTATTTAGCTGTTTTGTTGGTATCTTTAAGGAGCGCTTCACAAGTTGGAAGAATTGGAGTGGTTGTAGGAGCGCACGGAAACAGTACAGCGACAAGTATGGTGGAAGTGGTAAAACAACTGCTTGATGTTGAACAAGTAGCAGCAGTTGATATGCCACTTGATATGCCGCCTAAAATTGCTTTAGAAAAATTGAAACAAGCTGTTCTTTCTGTGCATGAAGGTAGCGGTGTTTTGTTATTAGTAGACATGGGGTCTTTAGTGACTTTTAATGAAAAGATTCAAAGAGAGACGGGCGTGTTCGTACGAACGATTGATATGGTAACTACGTCGCTGGTTTTAGAATCTGTACGTAAAGCGTCTGTTTTTGGGACCAGTTTGGATGATCTTTACGAATCGTTGAAAAATTTCCATGGTTACACTACATTAGACGCGTTGCCCGCAACTTTAACAGAAAATCATCTGCCTAAAGCAGTCCTTGCTATTTGTGCTTCTGGCGAGGGGACAGCTGTTCATATTAAAAAGATGATTCAAACGACTCTTGATAAAAAACAAATTGCAGATGTGGAAGTACTGACGATTTCTGCTGTGGAGTTAGAACAAGTGCTTCCTGAAATTCAACAACATTATCAAGTAATTGCAGCAACCGGAGTGGTTGATCCACAACTAGCGGTTCCTTTCATTACCTTAGAAAATTTTATTACACAAAATACAGATGAATTGATTGATAAACTACTGTTAAATAATGAGTTAACGGTTGAAGAACCAGTAGCGTTTAACAATATGGAAACCAAAGAAATTTGTCTGAATTATTTAGAAAAGAACTTCACATTTTTAAATCCGCAAAAATTGATTGAACCTTTATTGCAATTTACTGAAGAAATTATGGATAACTGGCATATATTAAAAGAAGAGCAGGGATTTTGTATTAATTTCCTTTTACATGCAGCCGGCATGATTGAACGAGTAATTCTGCAACAACCTCTAACAGCTCCTGAAAATGAGGAAGAAAATCTGCAAGACGAACCAGACTACGAAGCTTTGCATATTCAAGTATTATCTTTAGGTAGAGTCTTGAATTTAACCTTCCCACCAGCTGAAGAAGTCTATTTATTGGCTTTAATAAAACGCCAAGTTAAAGTTTGA